Below is a window of Micromonospora chersina DNA.
GCCGGGCGGGCGGGTCGGCGGACGCCGGTACGGCGAGTCCGACCACCAGCGCGCCGACCGCGCCGGCGGCGAGCCAGCGTGGGGACCGGTGCATGCGATGCGCTCCTCTACTCGGGTGGCCGGCCTCGGGGGGGATTGAGGCCGGCCGACCGGAGTCTGCGACGGAGATCATCGGTCGGTCACTAGGTACGCAGCGCCGCACCGGCGACATGTCGCCAGGTGGACACGGGTCGACCGCGGTCGGACCAGCGGATGTCGGGCGGATTGCCGGGAGCGGCGGCGTCGGATGCGGGCGCGGTCGATGGCCGGGGTGCCGGAACGAGTGCGTCGCCGCCCGGTTCGTGAGCCGCCGTTTCCTCCGACGGCGGCTCGTCGACCCGGTCGACCCGACCGGGGTCGAAACCCGGCCGGGCGCGGCTCGCCGTCCGCCCGCCGCGGCCGGCCGCGACTCCCTCCGACACCCCGACCGTCGTGGACCCGACCACCCCCTGGCCAGGGCCACGACCGTCGGACCGCGCGGTCCGGGCGGGCACGGCCTCGCCGCACCGCCCGGACTCCACCTCGACGCAGTCCGGACGCCCCGAGCGCCGTCCCGGAGGACGGCGTTGCCGGCCCCGACGAACCCGCCCCGCCGCGAGGGCGGGACCACCCGCCGAGCGGTGCCGGCGGGCTACGCCGGGACCGGCGCGGCGTGCCGTCGTCGGGGGAGGCTCCTACCGTAACCCGCCCGCGGCCCCACCCGGGTACGCCGAACGGGCCGATGCCCGGCCCGACGGGTCTTCGCTGAGCCGCCGGTCAGCGACGGCTGCCGCGCCAGCCCTGCACGGGCAGGTCGAACTTGGCGACGAGGCGGTCGGTGAACGGCCGCTCGCGGAGCCGCACGATGCGCACCGGCAGCGCGCCCCGGCGCACGGTGACCCGGGCGCCCGGGGGCAGGTCGTAGACCCGCCGGCCGTCGCAGCAGAGCACCGCGAGGGTGGTGAACGGGTCCACGGTGATCGCGAAGGTGGACGTCGGCGCGGTGACGAGGGGGCGGCTGAACAGCGCGTGCGCGCTGATCGGCACCAGCAGCAGCGCCTCCACCTCCGGCCAGACCACCGGCCCGCCGCCGGAGAACGCGTACGCCGTCGAGCCGGTGGGGGTCGCGCAGACGACGCCGTCGCAGCCGTAGCGGGACAGCGGCCGGCCGTCGACGTCGACGAGCAGCTCCAGCATCTGGGCGCGCTCGCCCTTCTCCACGCTGATCTCGTTCAACGCCCACGACTCGATGGTCGGGCCGCCCTCGAACTCGGCGGTGACGTCGAGGGTGAGCCGCTCGTCCACGGTGTAGTTGCGCCCGACCACGTCGCGCACCGCGCTGTCCAGGTCGTCGATCTCCGCCTCGGCCAGGAAGCCGACCTTGCCCAGGTTTATGCCGAGCAGCGGCGCCTTGGCCGGGCGGGCCAGCTCGGCGGCGCGCAGGAAGGTGCCGTCACCGCCCAGCGCGAAGACGATCTCCGCGCCCTCGGCGGCCTCCGGGCCGGTCACCGGCACCACACCGGGCAGGTCCAGGTCGTCGGCCTCCTCGGCGACCACCCGCACCTCGAAGCCGGCCGCGATGAGGTCGGCCGCCACCGCGCGGGCGTGCTCGGTGCTGCGCCGACGGCCCGTGTGCGTCACCAGCAGAGCGGTCCGGCTCACCCGGACACCTCCTCAGTCGTGCCCTCCGGCCCGGCGGCCGCAAATCCCTGCGGGCCGGCGGCCACCACCGCGCGCACCCGGTTAGGGTCGGCGGCGGCCGCGTCCCCGCGTAACCATACGAAGAACTCCACGTTGCCGCTCGGCCCGGGCAGCGGGCTGGCGGCCACCCCGGCCAGGCCCAGCCCGAGCCCCGCCGCCGCGGCGGCCACGTCGAGCACGGCCTCGGCGCGCAGCTCGGGGTCGCGGACCACCCCGCCCGCGCCGACCCGCTCCTTGCCGACCTCGAACTGCGGCTTGACCATGAGCGCCAGGTCGCCGTCGGGCCGCGTGCAGCCGGCCAGCGCGGGCAGCACCAGCCGCAACGAGATGAACGACAGGTCGGCCACCGTCAGGTCGACCGGGCCGCCGATCGCCTCCGGCGTGAGCGTACGCACGTTGGTGCGCTCGAAGACGTGCACGCGGTCGTCGTTGCGCAGCGACCACGCGAGCTGCCCGTAGCCGACGTCGACCGCCACCACCTCGGCGGCGTCGGCGCGCAGCAGCACGTCGGTGAAACCGCCGGTGGAGGCGCCCGCGTCCAGGCAGCGCCGGCCGGCCACGGTCAGCCCGCCGGGGGTGAACGCGGCGAGCGCGCCGGCCAGCTTGTGGCCGCCCCGGGAGACGTACTCCGCGGCGGGGTCCTCACCGGTCACCAGCAGCGGGTCCGCCGGGTCGACCATCGCGGCGGCCTTGCGGGCCGGCACCCCGCGCAGCTGGACGCGACCGGCCTCCACCAGCGCGGCGGCCTGCTCACGGGAGCGGGCCAGGCCACGGCGGACGAGTTCGGCATCCAGCCGGGTACGACGTGCCATCGGTGGTTCTTCTCCGCCTCGGGTCAGGCCTGGTCGATGCTGGCCAGGGTCTCGCGCAGCGTCTCGTACGCCGCCTCGTACTGGGCGATCTGGTCCGCCGGGGAGAGCGCCTCGGCATTGATCATGGCTTGGACGGCGGCGTCCACCGCGGGGTGCCGCGCCTCACCGACCTCCTCGACCGGCGCCGGCCGGACGCCCGGGGGCGGGCCGGGCCGGGGACC
It encodes the following:
- a CDS encoding NAD kinase, with protein sequence MSRTALLVTHTGRRRSTEHARAVAADLIAAGFEVRVVAEEADDLDLPGVVPVTGPEAAEGAEIVFALGGDGTFLRAAELARPAKAPLLGINLGKVGFLAEAEIDDLDSAVRDVVGRNYTVDERLTLDVTAEFEGGPTIESWALNEISVEKGERAQMLELLVDVDGRPLSRYGCDGVVCATPTGSTAYAFSGGGPVVWPEVEALLLVPISAHALFSRPLVTAPTSTFAITVDPFTTLAVLCCDGRRVYDLPPGARVTVRRGALPVRIVRLRERPFTDRLVAKFDLPVQGWRGSRR
- a CDS encoding TlyA family RNA methyltransferase; protein product: MARRTRLDAELVRRGLARSREQAAALVEAGRVQLRGVPARKAAAMVDPADPLLVTGEDPAAEYVSRGGHKLAGALAAFTPGGLTVAGRRCLDAGASTGGFTDVLLRADAAEVVAVDVGYGQLAWSLRNDDRVHVFERTNVRTLTPEAIGGPVDLTVADLSFISLRLVLPALAGCTRPDGDLALMVKPQFEVGKERVGAGGVVRDPELRAEAVLDVAAAAAGLGLGLAGVAASPLPGPSGNVEFFVWLRGDAAAADPNRVRAVVAAGPQGFAAAGPEGTTEEVSG